A region from the uncultured Holophaga sp. genome encodes:
- a CDS encoding uroporphyrinogen decarboxylase family protein has product MKSAAELYQERRNRMTQAITLGTPDRVPVMAWIDAWAATYTGGSMARLSHSLLHSNKLILQTVRDFPELDMVEVDGIVPNWVAASTLSRVKLAGDELPEGSLWQVHEEELITEADYDRILKVGWKQFRKDYYKEKLGLGGFDKFKLVLGGILAAKRAVKAGIPAYSGVFPNIPLDPLAGGRTMAKFMTDMFRMPDKVKEVMDVMVADIIEETVGIIKQAKPYSAFLGVARGSSNFLSPRLWNKFVWPYVVQIVNAVVETGTFVNLHFDGDWNRDIERFKELPKGKCVFASDSVTDVYKLREHLDGHMAIKGDVPPALLALGRPEDVHAHCTKLIRDLGPRGFILAPGCTTPYNTKPENFRAMLSAVTGR; this is encoded by the coding sequence ATGAAGAGCGCTGCTGAGCTCTACCAGGAACGTCGCAACCGCATGACCCAGGCCATCACCCTGGGGACCCCCGACCGGGTGCCGGTGATGGCCTGGATCGACGCCTGGGCCGCCACCTACACCGGGGGCTCCATGGCCCGCCTCTCCCACAGCCTGCTGCACTCCAACAAGCTGATCCTCCAGACCGTCCGGGATTTCCCGGAGCTGGACATGGTCGAGGTGGATGGCATTGTGCCCAACTGGGTGGCCGCGTCCACCCTTTCCAGGGTGAAGCTGGCCGGGGATGAGCTGCCCGAGGGTTCCCTCTGGCAGGTTCACGAGGAGGAGCTGATCACCGAGGCTGACTACGACCGGATCCTGAAGGTGGGATGGAAGCAGTTCCGGAAGGATTACTACAAGGAGAAGTTGGGCCTGGGAGGCTTTGATAAGTTCAAGCTCGTCTTGGGGGGGATCCTCGCAGCCAAGCGCGCGGTCAAGGCCGGCATCCCGGCCTACTCCGGCGTCTTCCCCAACATCCCCCTGGACCCCTTGGCTGGCGGTAGGACCATGGCCAAGTTCATGACGGATATGTTCCGCATGCCTGACAAGGTCAAGGAGGTCATGGATGTGATGGTGGCGGACATCATCGAGGAGACCGTAGGGATCATCAAGCAGGCCAAGCCCTACAGTGCTTTTCTGGGGGTGGCCCGGGGCTCGAGCAACTTCCTCTCCCCACGCCTCTGGAACAAGTTCGTCTGGCCCTATGTGGTCCAGATCGTGAATGCAGTGGTGGAGACGGGCACCTTCGTGAACCTCCACTTCGACGGGGACTGGAACCGCGACATCGAGCGCTTCAAGGAGCTGCCCAAGGGCAAGTGCGTCTTCGCCTCTGACAGCGTCACCGATGTCTACAAGCTGCGGGAACACCTGGACGGCCACATGGCCATCAAGGGAGATGTCCCCCCGGCGCTTCTGGCTCTCGGAAGGCCCGAGGATGTCCATGCCCATTGCACGAAGCTGATCAGGGACCTCGGTCCCAGGGGCTTCATCCTGGCACCGGGCTGCACCACGCCATACAACACCAAGCCCGAGAACTTCAGGGCCATGCTCTCTGCGGTGACCGGAAGATAG
- a CDS encoding homocysteine S-methyltransferase family protein, protein MQPILEALGAGRTLIADGATGTMLMAAGLPSGQAPERWNVERPEEVRALYRAYVEAGSDIILTNTFGGNRQTLARHGLAERVRELNVAGAELAREVAGGKAYVAGDMGPTGALLKPFGPLSPEEALVAYTEQAVALAEGGVDLLWIETMSELSEIKAAIQGALSTGLPVFCTMSFDANARTMMGLRAKQAAQQLWPLGLSAIGLNCGEGLEMVPKVLEQMREAVPEAVLIAKPNAGLPRMVEGRPVYDVTPADFSQVAASFQDLGARVLGSCCGSGPDYIRALVERFKS, encoded by the coding sequence ATGCAGCCCATTCTGGAAGCCCTCGGTGCCGGCCGTACCCTCATCGCCGATGGGGCCACCGGCACCATGCTCATGGCTGCCGGGCTGCCTTCCGGGCAGGCCCCTGAACGCTGGAATGTGGAGCGGCCGGAGGAGGTCCGGGCCCTCTACCGGGCCTATGTGGAGGCTGGATCCGACATCATCCTCACGAACACCTTCGGGGGGAACCGCCAGACCCTGGCACGCCACGGTCTGGCGGAGCGGGTGCGGGAGCTCAACGTGGCCGGGGCGGAGCTGGCCCGGGAGGTGGCCGGAGGCAAGGCCTACGTGGCCGGTGACATGGGGCCCACCGGTGCTCTCCTCAAGCCCTTCGGCCCCCTGAGTCCGGAAGAGGCCCTGGTGGCGTACACCGAGCAGGCGGTGGCTCTGGCGGAGGGTGGGGTGGATCTGCTCTGGATCGAGACCATGTCTGAGCTGAGCGAGATCAAGGCCGCCATCCAGGGGGCTCTGAGCACCGGGCTTCCGGTCTTCTGCACCATGAGCTTCGACGCCAATGCCCGGACCATGATGGGTCTCCGGGCGAAACAGGCCGCCCAGCAGCTCTGGCCCCTGGGGCTCTCAGCCATCGGGCTGAATTGCGGCGAGGGTCTGGAGATGGTGCCCAAGGTCCTGGAGCAGATGCGGGAGGCCGTGCCCGAGGCGGTGCTCATCGCCAAGCCCAATGCGGGCTTGCCCCGCATGGTGGAGGGGAGACCGGTCTACGATGTGACTCCGGCGGACTTCTCTCAGGTGGCTGCCTCTTTCCAGGACCTGGGGGCCAGGGTCCTGGGGTCTTGCTGCGGGAGCGGCCCGGACTACATCCGTGCCCTGGTGGAACGGTTCAAATCTTGA
- the lat gene encoding L-lysine 6-transaminase, whose product MPMSNRPTTPATPQNVFELLGRHMLVDGFHLVMDLEKSCGSWIVDARSGRRFLDFYSFFATAPLGHNHPRLRDPEFQTFLGSVAVNKPTNSEIYTTVMADWVEAFGTHLLPPYLKYLFWIDGGALGVENALKAAFDWKVRKNLAAGKGEKGSQVIHFREAFHGRSGYTLSLTNTADPRKYQYFPRFDWPRILNPKLSFPLEGAHLEQAEAAEAEAVRQIRAAVERDPDDIACLIIEPIQGEGGDNHFRGEFLRELSQLSREYDFLLIFDEVQTGFGATGRWWAHEHFGVEPDLIAFGKKSQVCGVAAGPRLDEVDNVFKVPSRINSTWGGNLVDMARGRRLIDVMVEEDTLVFSQRQGERLLQGLREIHRDFPELTSNPRGRGLFCALDVATPALRDRIIEECHGLGMLLLGTGASGLRFRPALNLPTEELDLGVELLREAMGRSVK is encoded by the coding sequence ATGCCCATGTCGAATCGCCCCACCACGCCAGCCACCCCCCAGAATGTCTTCGAGCTCCTCGGACGGCACATGCTCGTGGACGGATTCCATCTGGTCATGGATCTGGAGAAGAGCTGCGGTTCCTGGATTGTGGATGCCCGGAGTGGCAGGCGCTTCCTGGACTTCTACTCCTTCTTCGCCACGGCGCCCCTCGGGCACAACCATCCCCGGTTGCGGGACCCGGAGTTCCAGACCTTCCTGGGATCGGTGGCGGTGAACAAGCCCACCAACAGCGAGATCTACACCACGGTGATGGCGGACTGGGTGGAGGCCTTCGGTACCCATCTCCTCCCCCCCTACCTCAAATACCTCTTCTGGATCGACGGGGGGGCCCTGGGGGTGGAGAACGCCCTCAAGGCCGCTTTCGACTGGAAGGTCCGCAAGAATCTTGCTGCGGGGAAGGGAGAGAAGGGCTCACAGGTGATCCACTTCCGGGAGGCCTTCCACGGGCGGAGCGGCTACACCCTGAGCCTGACGAACACTGCCGATCCAAGGAAATACCAGTACTTCCCCCGCTTCGACTGGCCCCGCATCCTCAATCCCAAGCTGAGCTTCCCTTTGGAGGGGGCCCACCTGGAGCAGGCGGAGGCGGCCGAGGCCGAGGCCGTCCGCCAGATCCGGGCGGCGGTGGAGCGCGACCCCGATGACATCGCCTGCCTCATCATCGAACCCATTCAGGGAGAGGGTGGGGACAACCACTTCCGGGGCGAGTTTCTCCGGGAGCTCTCGCAACTCTCCCGTGAGTATGACTTTCTGCTCATTTTTGATGAGGTGCAGACCGGTTTCGGCGCCACCGGGCGCTGGTGGGCCCATGAGCACTTCGGGGTGGAGCCGGACCTGATCGCCTTCGGAAAGAAGAGCCAGGTCTGCGGCGTGGCCGCAGGGCCACGCCTGGACGAGGTGGACAACGTGTTCAAGGTCCCCAGCCGCATCAACAGCACCTGGGGCGGCAACCTGGTGGACATGGCGAGGGGTCGCCGACTCATCGATGTCATGGTGGAGGAGGACACCCTGGTCTTCAGCCAGCGGCAGGGGGAACGGCTGCTGCAGGGGCTCCGGGAGATCCACCGGGACTTTCCCGAGCTCACATCCAACCCCAGGGGGAGGGGACTCTTCTGCGCCCTGGATGTGGCCACCCCGGCCCTGCGGGATCGCATCATTGAGGAGTGCCATGGCCTGGGCATGCTGCTCCTGGGCACCGGGGCCTCAGGACTGCGCTTCCGTCCGGCCCTGAACCTGCCGACGGAGGAGCTGGACCTCGGGGTAGAGCTTCTGCGCGAGGCGATGGGGCGATCTGTTAAGTGA
- a CDS encoding molybdenum cofactor biosynthesis protein MoaE, whose protein sequence is MMIPPIAVTSSPLDAIALRREVHDTRAGSVVVFEGCARDHHDGKDVELLAYEAFESMAVSELQKLRDEAMERFGLYQCIIHHRTGIVPLCEAAVVVVVSSAHRQASFESVGWIMDRIKEHIPIWKRERYTAGSESWVEGEERR, encoded by the coding sequence ATGATGATCCCCCCTATTGCCGTCACCAGCAGCCCCCTGGACGCCATCGCCCTGAGGCGCGAGGTCCATGACACCCGCGCCGGCTCGGTCGTGGTCTTCGAGGGCTGCGCCCGGGACCATCATGACGGCAAGGATGTGGAACTCCTGGCCTACGAGGCCTTCGAGTCCATGGCGGTCTCCGAACTCCAGAAGCTCCGGGACGAGGCCATGGAGCGCTTCGGGCTCTACCAGTGCATCATCCATCACCGCACCGGCATCGTCCCCCTCTGCGAGGCGGCGGTGGTGGTGGTGGTCTCCTCCGCCCACCGACAGGCCTCCTTCGAGTCTGTGGGCTGGATCATGGACCGCATCAAGGAGCACATTCCCATCTGGAAGCGGGAGCGGTACACCGCCGGCAGCGAGTCCTGGGTCGAGGGCGAGGAGCGTCGGTAG
- a CDS encoding cobalamin-dependent protein (Presence of a B(12) (cobalamin)-binding domain implies dependence on cobalamin itself, in one of its several forms, or in some unusual lineages, dependence on a cobalamin-like analog.), whose amino-acid sequence MSQTLVNAMADLEESVLVREVKALQSQGVPALEIIQKLQEGMNIVGKRYEEKEYYLSELIMSAEIFKEAAALIGGDLDAGDAPSHGTMVMGTIYGDIHDIGKNIVTTVMSCNGFKVIDLGVDVPTADYLRAIREHKPQVVGISCLLTTAFDGMKECIGAIEAAGLREGLRILIGGGPCDQTTADYVGADAYCRTAQEAVEFSKKLLGL is encoded by the coding sequence ATGAGTCAGACCCTCGTCAACGCCATGGCCGACCTCGAAGAGTCGGTCCTCGTCAGGGAAGTGAAGGCCCTGCAGTCCCAGGGTGTGCCCGCCCTGGAGATCATCCAGAAGCTCCAGGAGGGCATGAACATCGTCGGAAAGCGCTATGAGGAGAAGGAATACTACCTCTCTGAGCTGATCATGTCGGCCGAGATCTTCAAGGAGGCCGCTGCCCTCATCGGGGGGGATCTGGACGCCGGGGATGCCCCCAGCCACGGCACCATGGTGATGGGCACCATCTATGGCGATATCCACGACATCGGCAAGAACATCGTCACCACGGTCATGAGCTGCAACGGCTTCAAGGTCATCGACCTCGGGGTGGATGTGCCCACCGCCGACTACCTCCGGGCCATCCGGGAACACAAGCCCCAGGTGGTGGGCATCTCCTGTCTCCTGACCACAGCCTTCGACGGCATGAAGGAGTGCATCGGGGCCATCGAGGCCGCCGGGCTGCGGGAGGGACTCCGGATCCTCATCGGCGGTGGGCCCTGCGACCAGACCACGGCCGATTATGTAGGGGCTGACGCCTACTGTCGGACTGCCCAGGAGGCCGTCGAGTTCTCCAAGAAGCTGCTTGGCCTTTGA
- a CDS encoding ATP-binding protein, translating into MTRTWTDQEIRRWFDHFIQGYLARRNPSDGWNILDDEPACEAGLDAWRSELSPEMDGLDVSRLSEHTAIVRGLYTVREQRGFRPHPLPLSLTAVLSCRDGRCRAHHLHVSHSRCCQHPEMARSGGLLDHLPGFLGLLSFEDGWKLDLVEGGFLALTGFLPVEWTGGGRPADGLVDPDYREAVRSQWAQALARGDSFQGEYPLVRADGSTRWVWEQGRGIPGLDGAPPHLELFVTDITERKEVERGRLELEKRLMQAEKLESLGILAAGVAHDYNNLLMAMMGNLDLLAIQLPAGNPLRVTVDRCMSAARKAADLTGQMLACSGNRPLLPKPVDLIGLLEENEALLREVVPEKVCLMLEGRRNQRRMLGDASQVLQVALTLVTNAAEAIGAAPGLIHVCCEERFLTAVDLAASRIEVSPREGWYVILQVEDSGCGMDPETLQHLFDPFFSTKFFGRGLGLPAALGIIRGHQGAIMLESRPDQGTCFQACFPAIEEAQPR; encoded by the coding sequence ATGACCCGGACTTGGACCGACCAGGAAATCAGACGGTGGTTCGACCACTTCATCCAGGGCTACCTTGCCCGGCGGAACCCCTCCGATGGCTGGAACATCCTGGATGACGAGCCGGCTTGCGAGGCCGGTCTGGATGCGTGGCGCTCGGAGCTGAGCCCGGAGATGGATGGCCTGGATGTCAGCCGCCTCTCCGAGCACACCGCCATCGTCCGGGGGCTCTACACCGTGCGGGAGCAGCGGGGCTTCCGCCCCCACCCCCTCCCCCTGAGCCTGACGGCGGTGCTCTCCTGTCGGGATGGAAGGTGCAGAGCCCATCACCTCCATGTCTCCCATTCCCGCTGCTGCCAGCACCCGGAGATGGCGAGGTCGGGGGGGCTGCTGGACCACCTGCCAGGCTTCCTCGGTCTGCTGAGCTTCGAGGATGGCTGGAAGCTGGACTTGGTGGAGGGGGGATTCCTCGCCCTGACGGGCTTCCTGCCGGTGGAGTGGACGGGCGGTGGAAGGCCGGCGGACGGGCTGGTGGACCCGGATTACCGGGAAGCGGTCCGGTCCCAGTGGGCTCAGGCCCTTGCCCGTGGGGACTCCTTCCAGGGTGAGTACCCCCTTGTCCGAGCCGATGGGAGTACCCGCTGGGTCTGGGAGCAGGGGAGGGGAATACCGGGGCTGGACGGGGCTCCGCCCCATCTGGAGCTCTTCGTCACGGACATCACCGAGCGGAAGGAGGTCGAGCGCGGTCGGCTGGAGCTGGAGAAACGCCTCATGCAGGCCGAGAAGCTGGAGAGTCTGGGGATCCTGGCTGCCGGAGTCGCCCATGACTACAACAACCTTCTCATGGCCATGATGGGCAACCTGGACCTGTTGGCGATCCAGTTGCCTGCAGGCAACCCCCTCCGGGTCACCGTGGATCGCTGCATGAGCGCTGCCCGCAAGGCCGCCGATCTGACGGGCCAGATGCTGGCCTGCTCGGGCAACCGGCCCCTCCTGCCGAAGCCCGTGGATCTCATCGGGCTCCTGGAGGAGAACGAGGCCCTCTTGCGCGAGGTGGTGCCGGAAAAGGTCTGCCTCATGCTGGAAGGGCGCCGGAACCAGCGCCGTATGCTCGGGGATGCCTCCCAGGTGCTGCAGGTGGCCCTCACCCTCGTGACCAATGCCGCTGAGGCTATCGGGGCGGCACCGGGTCTCATCCATGTGTGCTGTGAGGAGCGCTTCCTGACGGCGGTGGATCTTGCTGCCAGTCGTATCGAGGTCTCCCCTAGAGAGGGCTGGTACGTGATCCTCCAGGTGGAGGACTCGGGCTGCGGGATGGATCCCGAGACCCTCCAGCACCTCTTCGATCCCTTCTTCAGCACCAAGTTCTTTGGCCGGGGGCTGGGGCTTCCGGCAGCCCTGGGCATCATCCGCGGTCACCAGGGGGCCATCATGCTGGAGAGCCGTCCGGATCAGGGCACCTGCTTTCAAGCCTGTTTCCCGGCCATCGAGGAGGCTCAGCCCAGGTGA
- the rsmH gene encoding 16S rRNA (cytosine(1402)-N(4))-methyltransferase RsmH encodes MEQSPIHFSVLLQEVVENLPVPPGGRVLDLTLGLGGHAAAILEGCDTDTRYLGVDRDPYAREAARTRLGADARLSILAGAHEDIWEDPLFESWRHLQAPGGFDAILMDLGVSHLHLKTPSRGFSFMEEGPLDMRMDPEHGLTALQWIAEQTDESLADALYQFGEERASRPIARAILKAFHGGRLHSTLDLAQAVYEVLPREIARRKKQIDPATRSFQAIRIAVNGELTRLEATLERAVEALAPGGRLGVISFHSLEDRIVKHTLRRLSGVYDGPGRVAPAPLPKQVRLIHPSGLKPGEAELEANPPSRSARLRIAERLSPTIIERVP; translated from the coding sequence ATGGAACAGAGCCCCATCCATTTCTCCGTGCTCCTCCAGGAAGTGGTGGAAAACCTGCCTGTCCCCCCCGGGGGCCGTGTGCTGGACCTCACCCTGGGTCTGGGCGGCCATGCCGCCGCCATCCTGGAAGGCTGCGACACTGATACCCGCTACCTGGGCGTGGATCGCGATCCCTATGCCCGTGAGGCCGCCCGGACGCGGCTGGGGGCCGATGCCCGCCTGTCCATCCTGGCCGGGGCCCACGAGGACATCTGGGAGGATCCCCTCTTCGAGTCCTGGCGCCACCTGCAGGCTCCTGGGGGCTTCGATGCCATCCTCATGGACCTGGGTGTCTCCCACCTCCATCTCAAGACCCCTTCCCGGGGATTCAGTTTCATGGAGGAGGGGCCCCTGGACATGCGGATGGACCCCGAGCATGGCCTCACCGCCCTCCAGTGGATTGCCGAGCAGACAGACGAGAGCCTGGCGGACGCCCTCTACCAGTTCGGCGAGGAGCGGGCCTCCCGCCCCATCGCCCGGGCCATTCTGAAGGCCTTCCACGGGGGCCGGCTCCACAGCACCCTCGACCTGGCCCAGGCGGTCTACGAGGTGCTCCCCCGGGAGATCGCCCGGCGCAAGAAGCAGATCGATCCCGCCACCCGCAGCTTCCAGGCCATCCGCATCGCCGTGAACGGCGAACTGACCCGGCTGGAGGCCACCCTGGAGCGGGCCGTGGAGGCCCTTGCCCCCGGGGGGCGGCTGGGGGTCATCTCCTTCCACAGCCTTGAGGACCGCATCGTCAAGCACACCCTGCGCCGCCTCTCCGGGGTCTATGACGGTCCCGGCCGGGTGGCCCCCGCCCCCCTTCCCAAGCAGGTGCGCCTCATCCATCCCAGCGGTCTCAAGCCCGGCGAAGCCGAGCTCGAGGCCAATCCCCCTTCCCGCTCGGCCCGCCTGCGGATCGCCGAGCGTCTCTCCCCAACCATCATCGAGAGGGTGCCATGA
- a CDS encoding gamma-glutamyltransferase family protein has translation MSNYGDFRVATSSKGPRTLSMATGRGAVASVSRDASTLAIAVMEDGGNAFDAAFALAFSLAVFHPQAGNIGGGGYLVFREKGAAPRAYNFREQAPLKARREDYLLADGNPDPDRTAFGPASVCAPGTVRAFFLLQQRHGRLKAADLLSAIARRAREGAVATQYECECLNRLAPKLSVSPESRRNYVRDTPWKAGELMFNPNLADTLEILAKEGPDAFYRGRIAEQILHDLSRNGGLLSWEDLAGYEVRESAPIGLEVGGRQVWTVPPEGGGAMVLEILNILDQPGFRALEWGSPAYHHHVAQAWKMAFIHRGDYLGDIPLSGDPVYQGLLQRESGARLFSLINPHRDIPSDELAALMGAGQGEDGAKGRNTTHFAVIDAEGNAVSSSYTMNLRYGSKWSVAGAGFLLNGSIDSFSFAEGKENYFGVVGSRPNLFAPGKRPASNMAPLLVTAGGEVEAVLGTPGGPTIPTTMGEILAALLLHGRDPREVLGLSRMHHQAWPDKLSHEPGFDRPELLEALVDLGYTVKDKNELVSDVHGVFRDGEGCLAISDYRREGVALGC, from the coding sequence TTGAGCAACTACGGCGATTTCCGGGTAGCAACCTCCAGCAAGGGACCGCGCACGCTGTCGATGGCCACGGGGCGCGGGGCCGTCGCTTCGGTCTCCAGGGATGCTTCCACCCTGGCCATCGCGGTGATGGAGGACGGTGGGAACGCCTTCGATGCTGCCTTCGCCCTGGCCTTCTCCCTGGCGGTCTTCCACCCCCAGGCGGGCAACATCGGGGGCGGCGGCTATCTGGTCTTCCGGGAGAAGGGGGCGGCGCCCAGGGCCTACAACTTCCGTGAGCAGGCGCCCCTCAAGGCCCGGCGCGAGGACTACCTCCTGGCGGACGGGAATCCCGACCCTGATCGCACGGCCTTCGGTCCCGCCTCCGTGTGCGCCCCGGGGACGGTCCGAGCCTTCTTCCTGCTCCAGCAGCGGCATGGGCGGCTCAAGGCTGCGGACCTGCTCTCCGCCATCGCGCGACGGGCCCGGGAGGGGGCCGTCGCCACCCAGTACGAGTGCGAGTGTCTCAACCGTCTGGCTCCCAAGCTTTCCGTGTCCCCGGAATCCCGACGGAATTACGTCAGGGACACCCCCTGGAAGGCTGGGGAGCTGATGTTCAACCCCAATCTGGCCGATACCCTTGAGATACTCGCCAAGGAGGGGCCGGACGCCTTCTACCGTGGGCGCATCGCCGAGCAGATCCTCCATGACCTCTCCCGCAACGGCGGGCTCCTCTCCTGGGAGGACTTGGCTGGGTATGAGGTTCGTGAATCCGCCCCCATCGGCCTGGAAGTGGGTGGCCGCCAGGTCTGGACCGTGCCCCCCGAGGGCGGCGGGGCGATGGTGCTGGAGATCCTGAACATCCTGGACCAGCCCGGCTTCCGCGCCCTGGAGTGGGGCAGCCCTGCCTATCACCACCACGTGGCCCAGGCCTGGAAGATGGCTTTCATCCACCGAGGAGACTACCTCGGCGACATCCCGCTCTCAGGCGATCCCGTCTACCAGGGACTCTTGCAGCGGGAGAGCGGGGCGCGGCTCTTCTCCCTCATCAACCCCCACCGGGACATCCCCAGCGATGAACTGGCAGCCCTCATGGGAGCAGGGCAGGGAGAGGATGGTGCCAAGGGGAGGAACACCACCCACTTTGCGGTCATCGACGCCGAGGGCAACGCCGTCTCCAGTTCTTACACCATGAACCTCCGGTATGGGTCCAAGTGGAGCGTGGCAGGGGCGGGCTTCCTCCTGAACGGCAGCATCGATTCCTTCTCCTTTGCGGAGGGAAAGGAGAACTACTTCGGGGTGGTGGGCAGCCGCCCCAACCTCTTCGCCCCCGGGAAGCGCCCCGCCAGCAACATGGCGCCCCTTCTGGTCACCGCGGGCGGTGAAGTGGAGGCGGTCCTGGGGACCCCCGGGGGCCCCACCATCCCCACCACCATGGGTGAGATCCTGGCCGCACTCCTGTTGCATGGCCGGGATCCCCGGGAGGTGCTGGGTCTCAGCCGCATGCACCACCAGGCCTGGCCGGACAAGCTCTCCCATGAGCCCGGCTTCGACCGGCCGGAGCTCCTGGAGGCCCTGGTTGACCTGGGCTACACCGTCAAGGACAAGAACGAGCTGGTCTCGGATGTCCACGGAGTCTTCAGGGACGGCGAGGGCTGTCTGGCCATCAGCGACTATCGGCGGGAGGGTGTCGCCCTGGGCTGCTGA
- the dusB gene encoding tRNA dihydrouridine synthase DusB produces the protein MAFPFDPFFIGPVEVKPALVLAPLHEITDLPFRRMIREIGGVGLTVSEMISAEALWRQARKAREMMAAEGERPFAIQLAGYIPEHLAECAQMCEASGADLVDLNMGCPASNVTSGGAGSALLRDFRLAERCVDAMVKAVKIPVTVKMRVGWDAAQKERGEYLDFIRMYHDRGAQAVTIHPRTRAQQYQGHSDWSLIARAVELGLPFPIVGNGDVNTAEEAHQMVRETGCAGVMIGRGAMYNPFLFRQILDPALVVTSDMRIDATLRFFRLTLESGDEREALHKIKKIGAWFTKGLPGGAKFRHKLNERNDPESLIQDIEALREETRHLG, from the coding sequence TTGGCCTTCCCCTTCGATCCCTTCTTCATCGGCCCCGTCGAGGTCAAGCCTGCCCTGGTGCTGGCCCCCCTGCACGAGATCACGGATCTGCCCTTCCGGCGCATGATCCGCGAGATCGGTGGGGTGGGTCTCACCGTCTCCGAGATGATCAGCGCCGAAGCCCTCTGGCGCCAGGCGCGGAAGGCCCGGGAGATGATGGCCGCCGAGGGCGAGCGCCCCTTCGCCATCCAGCTGGCGGGCTACATTCCGGAGCATCTGGCCGAGTGCGCCCAGATGTGCGAGGCCTCCGGAGCGGACTTGGTGGACCTCAACATGGGTTGCCCCGCCAGCAACGTCACCAGCGGCGGCGCCGGTTCGGCGCTGCTGCGGGACTTCCGCCTGGCCGAGCGCTGCGTCGACGCCATGGTCAAGGCCGTGAAGATCCCTGTCACCGTGAAGATGCGGGTGGGCTGGGATGCGGCCCAGAAGGAGCGGGGTGAATACCTGGACTTCATCCGGATGTACCACGACCGCGGTGCCCAGGCCGTGACCATCCACCCCAGGACTCGGGCCCAGCAGTACCAGGGGCACTCGGACTGGAGCCTCATCGCCCGGGCGGTGGAGCTGGGACTGCCCTTCCCCATCGTCGGCAACGGAGATGTCAACACCGCCGAAGAGGCGCATCAGATGGTGCGGGAGACGGGCTGTGCCGGGGTCATGATCGGGCGCGGAGCCATGTACAACCCCTTTCTCTTCCGACAGATCCTGGATCCCGCTCTGGTGGTGACCTCGGACATGCGGATCGACGCCACCCTCCGCTTCTTCCGCCTGACCCTGGAAAGCGGCGATGAGCGGGAGGCCCTTCACAAGATCAAGAAGATCGGGGCCTGGTTCACCAAGGGCCTGCCGGGCGGGGCGAAGTTCAGGCACAAGCTCAACGAGCGCAACGACCCCGAGTCCCTCATCCAGGACATCGAAGCGCTCCGCGAGGAGACCCGTCACCTGGGCTGA